One genomic region from Prunus persica cultivar Lovell chromosome G3, Prunus_persica_NCBIv2, whole genome shotgun sequence encodes:
- the LOC18784424 gene encoding tryptophan synthase alpha chain, which yields MATSLKFTSTGFLQLKKPQNPFLLHSPSQASTVSVKRRLITPMAALTLTPTINLSQTFTKLKNQRKVAFIPYITAGDPDLSTTAQALKVLDSSGADVIELGVPHSDPILDGPVIQASVTRSLARGTNFNSIMSMLKDAVPQLSCPIVLFSYHNPIIKHGVEKFMSTISDVGVHGLVVPDAPFEETKGLRKEAVKNKIELVLLTTPNTPIDRMKDIVEASEGFVYLVSTVGVTGARESVNEQVPRLLREIKEATTKPVAVGFGLSKPEHVKQVAEWGASGVIVGSAIVKVLGEAKSPKEGLKALETFTKSFTSALLG from the coding sequence ATGGCTACTTCTCTGAAATTCACTTCTACTGGCTTTCTTCAACTTAAGAAACCTCAAAACCCATTTCTTCTTCACTCTCCATCGCAAGCATCAACCGTTTCAGTCAAGAGACGTCTTATAACACCAATGGCTGCTCTCACCTTGACCCCTACCATCAATCTCTCTCAAACTTTCACAAAATTGAAGAACCAACGGAAAGTAGCATTTATCCCTTACATCACTGCCGGTGATCCCGACCTTTCAACCACGGCGCAAGCGCTGAAGGTGCTCGATTCTAGTGGGGCGGACGTGATCGAGTTAGGTGTGCCACACTCTGATCCAATACTAGACGGTCCAGTTATTCAGGCTTCAGTCACTCGTTCCTTAGCTAGGGGGACCAATTTCAATTCTATTATGTCAATGTTAAAGGATGCGGTACCACAATTGTCTTGTCCAATCGTTTTATTTTCGTACCACAACCCAATTATAAAGCATGGTGTTGAAAAATTCATGTCCACAATTAGCGACGTTGGGGTACATGGTCTTGTGGTTCCAGATGCTCCATTTGAAGAGACAAAAGGCTTGAGAAAGGAGGCTGTGAAGAATAAGATTGAGTTGGTATTACTAACTACACCCAATACGCCAATAGATCGAATGAAGGACATAGTTGAAGCTTCAGAAGGATTTGTATACCTTGTGAGCACGGTGGGAGTTACCGGTGCCCGTGAATCGGTGAACGAACAAGTTCCGAGGCTTTTAAGGGAAATTAAAGAGGCAACAACCAAGCCTGTGGCAGTTGGTTTTGGGCTATCCAAGCCTGAACATGTGAAACAAGTAGCAGAGTGGGGAGCATCTGGTGTTATTGTTGGTAGTGCCATTGTGAAGGTGTTGGGGGAAGCCAAGTCTCCTAAAGAAGGGTTGAAAGCACTTGAAACTTTCACCAAGTCTTTCACATCTGCACTCCTTGGATGa